From Nguyenibacter vanlangensis, one genomic window encodes:
- a CDS encoding glycosyltransferase family A protein has product MRFSLVVATVGRSAEVRALLLSLQRQAVQSFEVIIVDQNADDRLEPIVAEFSATMTILHMRTSLRLCNRARNLGARHATGEIVTFPDDDCEYTQDVLEQADRFFRTHPGHGFLTGTVLLPDGSFGRSGRWLKQDSAVDTQTVWTSLIEFNLFVRREVFEELGGFDEMIGPGTRFGSSEGQDLALRMLARNVPGYYLYHLRIMHPDKPVSLNIARAFSYGLGAGRVMRKNRCDMRTVSQFLIRPAGGFVVNLVRLDMPIARYYFLTFLGRLAGYRAQVAKAA; this is encoded by the coding sequence ATGCGCTTTTCCCTTGTCGTCGCCACCGTCGGACGCTCCGCGGAAGTCCGCGCGCTGCTGCTGTCGCTGCAGCGCCAGGCCGTGCAGTCGTTCGAGGTCATTATCGTGGACCAGAACGCCGATGACCGGCTGGAGCCGATCGTCGCCGAGTTTTCGGCGACGATGACGATCCTGCACATGCGCACGTCATTGCGGTTGTGCAACAGGGCGCGCAACCTGGGCGCGCGGCACGCCACGGGCGAGATCGTCACCTTTCCCGATGACGATTGCGAATATACCCAGGACGTGCTGGAGCAGGCGGACCGGTTTTTCCGCACGCATCCCGGCCATGGCTTCCTGACGGGGACCGTGCTGCTGCCGGATGGCAGCTTCGGCCGGTCGGGGCGCTGGCTGAAGCAGGACAGCGCGGTCGATACGCAGACCGTGTGGACGTCGCTGATCGAATTCAACCTGTTCGTCCGGCGCGAGGTCTTTGAGGAACTGGGCGGATTCGACGAGATGATCGGGCCGGGCACCCGTTTCGGGTCCAGCGAGGGGCAGGACCTGGCGCTGCGCATGCTGGCGCGGAACGTGCCGGGATACTATCTGTACCATCTGCGGATCATGCATCCGGACAAGCCTGTGTCGCTGAACATCGCGCGCGCGTTCAGCTATGGCCTGGGGGCCGGCCGGGTGATGCGCAAGAATCGCTGCGACATGCGGACCGTATCGCAATTCCTGATCCGGCCGGCCGGCGGTTTTGTGGTCAATCTGGTCCGGTTGGACATGCCGATCGCCCGTTATTATTTCCTGACATTCCTCGGCCGCCTGGCCGGTTACCGGGCGCAGGTCGCGAAGGCGGCCTGA
- a CDS encoding flippase encodes MATAKPASALLRMPTWHIVSNSGWNILGRVGPIGVALLVTPRLITHLGLARWGVMTIALTLVGTFGIFDFGLGRALTRAVAERVTEGRHQESADLTMTGILTLSVLGIIGGLVAALGVVAWVQHGLKIPDSLRPETTWAMWVLCATAPLVMANAAMWGVISAYQAFRAANLINIPISIGYYVAPLLILLVWNSLVGVMITLALCRVAMTIAYAWLCLRVMPQLRTARPAISLLRPLFRIGGWMTVSNLMFPILSYMDRFMIASVISSAATSYYTTPFDVVARLSLITNAVTGTAFPAMASLWRHDSAGTIQLYRTSVLTVAALLFPFCLVSALFGREILAMWVGGDFPQHSTMIMKFLSIGVFFFGVDGVAAGFLDGIGRPDFNAVLSVIEFAVYAPLLLLLLHLFGVDGAAIAWAGRSLLDCVIRIRLGIRFYPPLADAVRHILPMSAVALVTLGAAIFQDGIVITGVSFVLSSILFYAILWTRGLSAAERASALSLLKRAGMSRSRPA; translated from the coding sequence ATGGCCACCGCGAAACCAGCCTCTGCCCTGTTGCGCATGCCCACCTGGCACATCGTGTCCAACAGCGGCTGGAACATCCTGGGACGGGTCGGTCCGATCGGGGTCGCGCTGCTGGTGACGCCCCGGCTGATCACGCATCTGGGCCTGGCGCGCTGGGGGGTGATGACGATCGCGCTGACCCTGGTCGGCACGTTCGGGATCTTCGATTTCGGCCTGGGACGGGCGCTGACGCGGGCGGTCGCCGAGCGCGTGACCGAGGGGCGGCACCAGGAAAGCGCCGACCTGACCATGACCGGCATCCTGACGCTGAGCGTGCTGGGGATCATCGGCGGGCTGGTTGCCGCGCTGGGCGTGGTGGCCTGGGTGCAGCACGGCCTGAAGATCCCGGATTCGCTGCGGCCCGAGACGACGTGGGCGATGTGGGTGCTGTGCGCCACCGCGCCGCTGGTCATGGCGAACGCGGCCATGTGGGGGGTCATTTCCGCCTATCAGGCGTTCCGCGCGGCCAACCTGATCAATATCCCCATCTCGATCGGGTATTATGTCGCGCCGCTGCTGATCCTGCTGGTCTGGAACAGCCTGGTCGGCGTGATGATCACCCTGGCGCTGTGCCGCGTCGCGATGACGATCGCCTATGCCTGGCTGTGCCTGCGGGTAATGCCGCAACTGCGTACCGCCAGGCCCGCCATCAGCCTGCTGCGGCCGCTGTTTCGGATCGGCGGGTGGATGACGGTGTCCAACCTGATGTTTCCGATCCTGTCCTATATGGATCGGTTCATGATCGCGTCGGTCATTTCCAGCGCCGCCACCAGCTATTACACCACGCCGTTCGACGTGGTCGCGCGCCTGTCGCTGATTACCAATGCGGTGACGGGCACGGCCTTTCCGGCCATGGCGTCGCTGTGGCGGCACGACAGCGCCGGGACCATTCAGCTCTATCGTACCAGCGTGCTGACGGTGGCGGCGCTGCTGTTTCCGTTCTGCCTGGTCAGCGCGCTGTTCGGCCGCGAGATCCTGGCGATGTGGGTCGGGGGCGATTTTCCGCAACACAGCACGATGATCATGAAATTTCTGAGCATCGGGGTGTTCTTCTTCGGCGTCGACGGCGTGGCGGCGGGGTTTCTGGACGGGATCGGCCGGCCGGATTTCAACGCCGTCCTGTCCGTCATCGAATTCGCCGTCTATGCGCCGCTGCTGCTGCTGCTGCTGCATCTGTTCGGGGTGGACGGGGCCGCCATCGCCTGGGCCGGCCGCAGCCTGCTGGATTGCGTCATCCGCATCCGCCTGGGCATTCGCTTCTATCCGCCGCTGGCCGACGCCGTGCGCCATATCCTGCCGATGAGCGCCGTGGCGCTGGTGACGCTGGGCGCCGCGATTTTCCAGGATGGGATCGTCATCACGGGCGTGTCGTTCGTGCTGTCGTCGATCCTGTTCTATGCGATCCTGTGGACGCGCGGCCTGAGCGCCGCTGAGCGCGCATCCGCCCTGTCGCTGCTGAAGCGGGCGGGCATGTCGCGCAGCAGGCCGGCCTGA
- a CDS encoding SGNH/GDSL hydrolase family protein produces the protein MKRLTLFVKGNVDIHDSLHSCRIGGVVQWNGMNDILRGAYPDVTARIRHETLTRSDALLAATGEVPALFGARDLQLGNYPLRSQFSTAVFTTPADAVFLSILPDVATPLVRHRREDVLFYPADEAEWRDDDRAWLRSEFAPAGYLSVAQSMANLAAIVERIRRERDVPVLVYNLSPVIPGDRVHCHMGLDETFATRIRRFNLGLIELSHEIGISIIDVDTVIARNGADRLKIDNFHLRPEGHRYVAEEVVRVLEDLGVLES, from the coding sequence ATGAAGCGGCTGACCCTGTTTGTCAAAGGCAATGTCGATATCCATGATTCGCTGCATTCCTGCCGCATCGGCGGCGTGGTGCAGTGGAACGGCATGAACGATATCCTGCGCGGCGCCTATCCGGACGTGACGGCACGCATCCGCCACGAGACGCTGACGCGGTCCGACGCGCTGCTGGCCGCGACCGGAGAGGTGCCGGCCCTGTTCGGCGCGCGCGACCTGCAATTGGGAAATTATCCGCTGCGCAGCCAGTTCAGCACCGCCGTGTTCACCACGCCGGCGGACGCCGTGTTTCTGTCCATCCTGCCGGACGTGGCCACGCCGCTGGTGCGGCACCGGCGCGAGGACGTGCTGTTCTATCCCGCCGACGAGGCGGAGTGGCGCGACGACGACCGGGCGTGGCTGCGGTCCGAATTCGCGCCCGCGGGCTATCTGAGCGTGGCGCAGTCCATGGCCAATCTGGCGGCGATCGTCGAGCGGATCCGTCGGGAACGGGACGTGCCGGTGCTGGTCTATAACCTGTCGCCGGTCATTCCGGGCGACCGGGTCCATTGCCATATGGGGCTGGACGAGACCTTTGCGACAAGAATAAGGCGATTCAACCTCGGGCTGATCGAACTTTCGCACGAGATCGGCATTTCAATCATTGACGTTGATACCGTCATTGCCCGCAACGGGGCGGACAGGCTGAAGATCGACAATTTCCACCTGCGGCCCGAAGGACATCGGTACGTCGCGGAGGAGGTCGTTCGGGTGCTGGAGGATCTGGGCGTTCTGGAGAGCTAG
- a CDS encoding glycosyltransferase family 2 protein yields MKATVVIRSRNEADRLRLTLASLSCQTEAAQIVVVDDGSTDHTAPVVAEAARTGDVVAIRHETALGRSAAANAGARQADGDVLIFLDGDTLAGPDLVADHMARHRASPGLVVRGETYHIRCTRPFLDPEAGTPRRGEEERVARMSAEERARSVVTREQIRHDFAAVARRGQPGVYPGYGPRKLFELEMAALRDDADCGVLWAAASGSNQSVGRAAFLESGGFHPDLTINEHRELSLRLCQAGLRMAASAARTYHLIHRSGWRDPLDDKDWEGIFYAAHPRADVALLPLLWQSLSDEKALAEPLRISSLAQLAAIAADYPSLPRPEAVRAAYMAAPRPSFARKPVHP; encoded by the coding sequence ATGAAAGCCACAGTCGTTATCCGCTCGCGCAATGAGGCGGACCGTCTGCGCCTGACGCTGGCGTCGCTGTCCTGCCAGACCGAGGCCGCGCAAATCGTCGTCGTCGATGACGGATCGACGGACCATACCGCCCCCGTGGTCGCCGAGGCCGCGCGCACGGGCGACGTGGTCGCGATCCGGCACGAGACCGCGCTGGGCCGGTCCGCGGCGGCCAATGCCGGGGCGCGGCAGGCCGACGGCGACGTGCTGATCTTCCTGGACGGCGACACGCTGGCCGGCCCCGACCTGGTGGCCGATCACATGGCGCGCCACCGCGCCAGTCCCGGCCTGGTGGTCCGGGGCGAAACCTATCACATCCGCTGCACCCGTCCCTTCCTGGACCCCGAGGCGGGGACGCCCCGGCGCGGCGAGGAGGAGCGGGTCGCACGGATGTCCGCCGAGGAACGGGCGCGGTCGGTGGTGACGCGGGAGCAGATCCGCCACGATTTCGCCGCGGTCGCCCGGCGGGGGCAGCCTGGGGTCTATCCGGGCTATGGACCGCGCAAACTGTTCGAGCTGGAGATGGCGGCGCTGCGGGACGATGCGGATTGCGGCGTCCTGTGGGCCGCGGCGTCGGGGTCCAACCAGTCGGTCGGGCGGGCGGCCTTTCTGGAATCCGGCGGGTTCCATCCCGACCTGACGATCAACGAACATCGCGAATTGTCGCTGCGCCTGTGCCAGGCGGGCCTGCGGATGGCGGCCTCGGCGGCGCGCACCTATCACCTGATCCACCGGAGCGGCTGGCGCGACCCGCTGGACGACAAGGATTGGGAAGGGATCTTCTATGCCGCGCATCCGCGCGCGGACGTGGCCCTGCTGCCGCTGCTGTGGCAGAGCCTGAGCGACGAGAAGGCGCTGGCCGAGCCGTTGCGCATCTCGTCCCTGGCGCAACTGGCGGCGATTGCCGCGGATTATCCGAGCCTGCCGCGGCCGGAAGCCGTGCGTGCGGCCTATATGGCGGCGCCGAGGCCGTCCTTTGCCCGCAAGCCCGTCCATCCGTAA
- a CDS encoding SGNH/GDSL hydrolase family protein: MKKIEAVFFGDAHERQVIARAASLLSDALESQGASLSHMMVHDFDSAVNAAPGTIRVMSLAPALRALDTPWPEVERDLLARYEALCAAGDPVLVPTLFRHVERSGQPDGARILLRIRRLDLLAAELSRLYGAFVVDVDRVFADTGAMRLKTDYRAEGDAATELAGYTLALGITDNALDAALPFEVQERVKARIVAQAPASRPVPEITPRELMVMGKGRRRQVVSTITDAVQDNHVGWLLRQVVKGQIPPGQAIEKLVHAVRRRGVQESFSIVTAGLFKMIRATPQ; the protein is encoded by the coding sequence ATGAAAAAGATAGAGGCCGTCTTCTTCGGCGACGCGCATGAGCGGCAGGTGATCGCCCGTGCGGCGTCGCTGCTGTCCGACGCGCTGGAAAGCCAGGGCGCGAGCCTGTCGCACATGATGGTGCATGATTTCGACAGCGCCGTGAACGCGGCCCCCGGAACGATCCGGGTGATGTCGCTGGCGCCGGCGCTGCGCGCGCTGGATACGCCATGGCCGGAGGTGGAGCGGGACCTGCTGGCCCGGTACGAGGCGTTGTGCGCCGCGGGCGATCCGGTCCTGGTGCCGACCCTGTTCCGCCATGTCGAGCGCAGCGGCCAGCCGGACGGTGCGCGCATCCTGCTGCGCATCCGGCGGCTGGACCTGCTGGCCGCGGAATTGTCGCGGCTGTACGGCGCCTTCGTCGTCGATGTGGACCGGGTGTTCGCCGATACCGGCGCCATGCGGCTGAAGACCGATTACCGCGCCGAGGGCGACGCCGCGACCGAACTGGCCGGCTATACCCTGGCGCTGGGCATTACGGACAACGCGCTGGATGCCGCCCTGCCCTTCGAGGTGCAGGAGCGCGTCAAGGCGCGGATCGTCGCCCAGGCGCCCGCCAGCCGGCCCGTGCCGGAAATCACGCCGCGGGAATTGATGGTCATGGGCAAGGGGCGGCGCCGGCAGGTCGTGTCCACGATCACCGACGCGGTGCAGGACAACCATGTGGGCTGGCTGCTCCGCCAGGTCGTGAAGGGCCAGATCCCGCCCGGGCAGGCGATCGAGAAGCTGGTACATGCCGTGCGGCGGCGGGGCGTGCAGGAGAGTTTCAGCATCGTTACGGCCGGCTTGTTCAAGATGATCCGTGCGACGCCGCAATGA
- a CDS encoding thiamine pyrophosphate-dependent dehydrogenase E1 component subunit alpha: MSRIDPIQALRAMLAIRAFEDALAQRKNHGFQLLSTGEEAVAVGLTSALGPADQLLTGGRSIGPALARGVPAGALMAELLGKVDGMNRGRAGRGHMSAPDYGFFGAHAVVGGNISVAAGVALAKQMDRDGGIVAIMFGDGACGAGALHETMNFAALWTLPILFVCNNNQLSVSTAREASMAPAALSDLGVAFGMWTRTIDGLDVAHVAEVAAEAVGHVRAGRGPAFLECQSIRLRSHSTTARETRSRAELAELRARCPIQRLAASLIEAGLLDAAQFATLQLEATAAAAQAMAHAEASPYPSAQEVLQHVV, from the coding sequence ATGAGCAGGATCGACCCCATCCAGGCCCTGCGGGCCATGCTGGCGATCCGCGCGTTCGAAGACGCGCTGGCGCAGCGGAAGAATCACGGGTTCCAATTGCTGTCGACGGGCGAGGAGGCGGTTGCCGTCGGGCTGACGTCGGCGCTGGGGCCGGCGGACCAGTTGCTGACCGGCGGGCGGTCCATCGGGCCGGCCCTGGCGCGCGGCGTGCCCGCCGGGGCGCTGATGGCCGAATTGCTGGGCAAGGTGGACGGCATGAATCGCGGCCGGGCCGGGCGCGGCCACATGTCGGCGCCGGATTACGGCTTTTTCGGCGCGCATGCCGTGGTCGGCGGGAATATCAGCGTCGCGGCCGGGGTGGCGCTGGCCAAGCAGATGGACCGCGACGGCGGCATCGTCGCCATCATGTTCGGCGACGGGGCGTGCGGCGCCGGGGCGCTGCATGAGACGATGAATTTCGCCGCGCTGTGGACATTGCCGATCCTGTTCGTGTGCAACAACAACCAATTGTCGGTTTCCACCGCGCGCGAGGCGAGCATGGCGCCGGCGGCGCTGTCGGACCTCGGCGTCGCGTTCGGGATGTGGACGCGCACGATCGACGGGCTGGATGTCGCGCATGTGGCGGAGGTGGCCGCCGAGGCGGTCGGGCATGTGCGCGCGGGCCGCGGCCCGGCATTCCTGGAATGCCAGTCCATCCGCCTGCGGTCGCATTCCACCACGGCGCGGGAGACGCGCAGCCGGGCCGAACTGGCCGAATTGCGCGCCCGCTGTCCGATCCAGCGCCTTGCGGCGTCGCTGATCGAGGCCGGGCTGCTGGATGCGGCGCAATTCGCCACGCTGCAACTGGAGGCGACGGCAGCGGCCGCGCAGGCCATGGCCCATGCCGAGGCGTCCCCTTATCCGAGCGCCCAGGAGGTGCTGCAGCATGTTGTATGA
- a CDS encoding transketolase C-terminal domain-containing protein, with product MLYDQKPVTARMFFREAIKRAMHEEMARDPRIFIMGQDVGAFGGSYREFDGLFALFGPERVRDTPVAEAATIGIAAGAAAAGYRPVVSITYMDFLMLGFDALINYGAKLRYKSAGGLNAPLVVKTTAGAAGQGVAHSQCIEAWLMSVPGLRVVAASTPEDAYGLMKTALRCDGPVVYIDHKRLFPIPGDVPVSETAIPFGVACVRRAGTDLTLVSHGYMMRPALEAAEIVAAEGISCEVIDLRSLAPMDVDTLAASVARTGRLLTLEEGQTVCGVGTEVAYRTFERTGPMPWIRLGALPAPVSSNPVLEAACIPDAGRVADAMRALSAR from the coding sequence ATGTTGTATGACCAGAAGCCCGTCACGGCGCGGATGTTCTTCCGCGAGGCGATCAAGCGCGCCATGCACGAGGAGATGGCCCGCGATCCGCGCATCTTCATCATGGGGCAGGATGTCGGCGCCTTCGGCGGGTCGTATCGCGAGTTCGACGGGCTGTTCGCGCTGTTCGGGCCCGAGCGGGTGCGCGACACGCCGGTGGCCGAGGCCGCGACGATCGGCATCGCGGCCGGGGCCGCCGCCGCCGGCTATCGCCCCGTCGTCAGCATCACCTATATGGATTTCCTGATGCTGGGCTTCGACGCGCTGATCAATTACGGGGCGAAACTGCGCTATAAGAGCGCGGGGGGGCTGAATGCCCCGCTGGTGGTCAAGACCACCGCCGGCGCCGCGGGCCAGGGGGTCGCGCATTCGCAATGCATCGAAGCCTGGCTGATGAGCGTGCCCGGGTTGCGGGTCGTCGCGGCCTCGACGCCCGAGGATGCCTATGGCCTGATGAAGACGGCACTGCGATGCGACGGGCCGGTGGTCTATATCGACCATAAGCGGCTGTTTCCCATTCCGGGCGACGTGCCGGTGAGCGAGACCGCCATTCCGTTCGGCGTGGCGTGCGTGCGCCGCGCGGGCACCGACCTGACCCTGGTCAGCCACGGCTACATGATGCGTCCCGCACTGGAAGCGGCCGAGATCGTCGCCGCGGAGGGCATAAGCTGCGAGGTGATCGATTTGCGCAGCCTGGCGCCGATGGACGTCGACACCCTGGCGGCGTCGGTCGCGCGCACCGGCCGGCTGCTGACCCTGGAGGAGGGGCAGACCGTATGCGGGGTCGGCACCGAAGTGGCCTATCGGACATTCGAGCGGACGGGCCCCATGCCGTGGATCCGGCTGGGCGCCCTGCCCGCCCCGGTTTCATCCAATCCGGTGCTGGAAGCCGCCTGCATTCCGGATGCGGGCCGCGTGGCCGATGCCATGCGGGCGCTGTCGGCCCGCTAG
- a CDS encoding lipoyl domain-containing protein encodes MTVPAAVAGVEEIRVLEWHGDTGSAFAPGDLIVELETHKAVVEVRAGQAGILREITAEPGAWMQIGVRLALFSDGADEAVPDGAIASDIPVEFEIT; translated from the coding sequence TTGACCGTTCCCGCCGCCGTGGCCGGTGTCGAAGAAATTCGCGTCCTGGAATGGCATGGCGACACCGGCAGCGCGTTTGCGCCGGGCGACCTGATCGTGGAGCTGGAGACCCACAAGGCCGTCGTGGAGGTCCGCGCGGGACAGGCCGGAATCCTGCGGGAGATCACGGCGGAGCCGGGCGCGTGGATGCAGATCGGCGTGCGTCTGGCGCTGTTCAGCGACGGTGCGGACGAAGCCGTGCCCGACGGGGCCATCGCATCGGACATTCCCGTCGAGTTCGAAATCACCTGA
- a CDS encoding acyltransferase, translating into MRRSIELDSLRGVAALIVLLYHSWATFPDAVHAVPPLRTAALFFSPAFLLRDTPLHLMVSGPGCVALFFVLSGFVLSISLSKFQKGSYGRYITRRFCRIYLPFAAAVLISAIAYGFVLPHPVPEAVASYWFSHDQWSEKPTWGLILQHLLMVGTPRANTLDPPMWSLVAEMRVSLVFPLLYLLISRYRVMGMAAVMLAYFAASGVMTAIGEGEPKSFVASLCFTIEYLPLFALGILLYETRDTLRSIYDRVPAAVRWAVLLPCVLLLGVPHVGPETTLTMGTKLFWLISVGAGSAAAMLIALHSRAASRILCLKPLQWLGHISYSLYLFHMLVLMAMVHLFRESLPLTTILACVIPLSLLAAGLSYLLIERPAMTLGYWLTRRPVAKAARDWQQVGTGETVGVSQ; encoded by the coding sequence ATGAGACGTAGCATCGAACTCGACTCCTTGCGTGGCGTCGCGGCGCTGATCGTCCTGCTGTATCATTCGTGGGCCACGTTTCCGGACGCGGTGCACGCTGTTCCGCCGCTGCGAACGGCGGCGCTGTTTTTCAGCCCGGCCTTTCTGCTTCGTGACACGCCGCTGCACCTGATGGTGTCGGGACCGGGTTGCGTGGCGCTGTTTTTCGTCCTGAGCGGCTTCGTGCTGTCCATCTCGCTGTCGAAATTCCAGAAAGGGTCCTATGGCCGGTATATCACGCGCCGGTTCTGCCGGATCTACCTGCCCTTCGCCGCCGCCGTGCTGATCTCGGCGATCGCGTACGGCTTCGTCCTGCCGCATCCGGTGCCGGAGGCCGTGGCCAGTTACTGGTTCTCTCACGATCAATGGTCGGAGAAGCCGACATGGGGGCTGATCCTGCAGCATCTGCTGATGGTGGGTACGCCGCGGGCCAACACGCTCGACCCGCCGATGTGGTCCCTGGTGGCGGAAATGCGGGTCTCGCTGGTCTTTCCCTTGCTGTACCTGCTGATTTCCAGGTACCGCGTCATGGGCATGGCCGCCGTCATGCTGGCCTATTTCGCGGCGAGCGGCGTCATGACCGCGATCGGCGAGGGCGAACCGAAATCCTTCGTCGCCAGCCTGTGCTTCACGATCGAATACCTGCCGCTGTTCGCGCTGGGCATCCTGCTTTACGAAACACGCGATACGCTCAGATCCATTTACGACCGCGTGCCGGCCGCCGTCCGGTGGGCCGTCCTGCTGCCGTGCGTGCTGTTGCTGGGTGTTCCGCATGTCGGGCCGGAGACGACCTTGACGATGGGCACGAAACTGTTCTGGCTCATCTCGGTGGGCGCGGGGTCGGCGGCGGCCATGCTGATCGCGCTGCACAGCCGCGCCGCGTCGCGCATATTGTGCCTGAAGCCGCTGCAATGGCTGGGGCACATCTCATACAGTCTCTATCTGTTTCATATGCTGGTCCTGATGGCCATGGTGCATCTGTTCCGTGAGAGTCTGCCGCTGACGACGATCCTGGCCTGTGTCATTCCGCTGAGCCTGCTGGCCGCCGGCCTGTCCTATCTGCTGATCGAGCGGCCGGCCATGACGCTGGGCTATTGGCTGACGCGGCGCCCGGTGGCGAAGGCGGCGCGGGACTGGCAGCAGGTGGGCACCGGGGAGACGGTCGGCGTTTCGCAGTGA
- a CDS encoding transglutaminase-like domain-containing protein has translation MQTRLRFEDRYRTVDEDRVLDALVLLGAAFADDRDAARATARQALDRWAASGLGVRRDDAGRRLFDPVEVVHHLKSAGWHGHDPFWDDHYVTTSRRLVGALAEEPGPDITVTLHRTFNLRHTPPTGRTRRLRLSLPLQDRCEILALDPLVPDGATHSLRDGRLEVQVPPSDAAEIDIGARIRFRPRAADAALPDPELYLRPGEGLIRLTDPVAALARHLAGDAPPPVAVKAFWDYMIDQFLSGPVHYDQIPADAPLDWVLDVRCCDCQLGAALLVGLCRARGIPARLVSGYFLYRRSPTLHYWAEIWLDGQGWASFDFMSWDLSKGGQDPAWRDHFFARIDARMITQCLPLAFTGAVGITIPPVWRILQTTQGGGVEIDMIDQDGLSVYRDHVAVA, from the coding sequence ATGCAAACCCGCCTGCGTTTCGAGGACCGGTACAGGACGGTCGATGAAGATCGCGTCCTGGACGCGCTGGTGCTGCTGGGCGCGGCCTTCGCCGACGACCGGGACGCGGCACGGGCCACGGCGCGGCAGGCGCTCGATCGCTGGGCGGCATCGGGCCTGGGCGTGCGCCGCGACGACGCGGGCCGCCGCCTGTTCGATCCGGTCGAGGTCGTGCACCACCTGAAATCGGCCGGCTGGCACGGGCACGACCCGTTCTGGGACGATCACTACGTTACCACCAGCCGCCGGCTGGTCGGCGCGCTTGCCGAGGAACCCGGACCCGACATCACCGTCACCCTGCACCGTACCTTCAACCTGCGCCACACGCCGCCGACCGGCCGGACCCGGCGGCTCAGGCTGTCCCTGCCGCTGCAGGACCGGTGCGAGATCCTGGCACTCGACCCGCTGGTGCCCGACGGCGCCACCCATTCCCTGCGTGACGGCCGGCTCGAGGTCCAGGTGCCGCCATCGGACGCGGCCGAAATCGATATCGGCGCGCGGATCCGCTTCCGGCCGCGCGCCGCCGACGCCGCGTTGCCGGATCCCGAACTCTATCTGCGCCCCGGCGAGGGGCTGATCAGGCTGACCGATCCCGTCGCGGCGCTGGCCCGGCACCTGGCGGGCGACGCGCCGCCGCCGGTCGCGGTCAAGGCGTTCTGGGACTATATGATCGACCAGTTCCTGTCGGGCCCGGTCCATTACGACCAGATCCCGGCCGACGCCCCGCTCGACTGGGTGCTGGACGTCCGCTGCTGCGATTGCCAGCTCGGCGCGGCGCTGCTCGTCGGCCTGTGCCGCGCGCGCGGCATTCCCGCCCGGCTGGTCAGCGGCTATTTCCTCTATCGCCGCTCGCCGACCCTGCATTACTGGGCCGAGATCTGGCTCGACGGCCAGGGCTGGGCGTCCTTCGATTTCATGAGCTGGGACCTCTCGAAAGGCGGGCAGGACCCCGCCTGGCGCGACCATTTCTTCGCGCGGATCGACGCGCGGATGATCACCCAATGCCTGCCGCTCGCCTTCACCGGCGCGGTCGGCATCACCATCCCGCCCGTCTGGCGCATCCTGCAAACCACCCAGGGCGGCGGCGTCGAGATCGACATGATCGACCAGGACGGACTGTCGGTCTACAGGGACCACGTCGCCGTGGCGTAA